A single genomic interval of bacterium harbors:
- a CDS encoding CPBP family intramembrane metalloprotease: MAFCHHPYLFSSWAPGIANSDSIFFRTILGYVFACFATALVIATYFFTTQYYGWWTPSEVLFNPNILAVYIPALNPIAISLQAGVVEECLFRAVPLACAALLGRYLKQEKLFLCIALFVQAAVFGGAHALYPTQPFYGRLLELMVPSLIWGLLYIRYGLIPGIIAHVMYDLFWFSMPLFISKAEGIWIQQLLVLCAGFIPLIVILYRFLKQGVWQISIETALNKELQVADTIHAKND; this comes from the coding sequence ATGGCATTTTGTCACCATCCATACCTTTTTTCTTCTTGGGCACCGGGCATCGCAAACTCCGACAGTATTTTTTTTCGAACCATCCTTGGCTATGTATTTGCCTGTTTTGCTACAGCCTTAGTTATAGCTACTTATTTTTTTACTACACAATATTATGGCTGGTGGACTCCTTCAGAAGTACTTTTTAATCCAAATATTTTAGCAGTGTATATTCCTGCATTAAACCCAATCGCAATCTCTTTGCAAGCGGGAGTGGTTGAAGAGTGCCTGTTTCGTGCAGTTCCTCTTGCTTGCGCAGCATTACTTGGAAGATATCTCAAACAAGAAAAGCTGTTCTTATGTATTGCACTCTTTGTTCAAGCGGCCGTTTTTGGTGGAGCGCATGCGCTTTATCCAACGCAACCGTTTTATGGACGTTTACTTGAACTTATGGTTCCTTCTTTAATATGGGGGCTTTTGTATATTCGGTATGGTTTGATACCAGGTATTATTGCTCATGTGATGTATGATCTTTTTTGGTTTTCAATGCCGCTATTTATTTCAAAAGCAGAGGGAATATGGATACAACAGTTACTTGTTCTATGTGCTGGCTTTATTCCGCTTATTGTCATTTTGTATCGCTTTTTAAAACAAGGGGTATGGCAGATATCGATAGAAACTGCTTTAAATAAGGAGTTGCAGGTTGCAGATACTATTCACGCTAAAAATGATTAA
- a CDS encoding glycosyltransferase, whose protein sequence is MTLRFPHISQTFIQNQIITLLKRGHQIKIQALKRNNHEKIQSDFSKYNLLKKTKYGTNIQNLHNTDVIYIQFGDLGAKLLSQIKNKQFKGGVVVCFRGNDISGILNKNPHMYDDLFKQADLFLPVCDFFKERLISLGCPAEKIITHHSAIETKKFTFKERAIKPDQRLNLISVARIAPKKGLEYTIQAVAHLKQTYPHIRCTVIGEAQPNHLEYKRYLKALVKELGIEENVIFYGWAKTEDIIKELNTSDIFVLPSVTAQDGDQEGIPNALKEAMAVGLPVIATDHAGNSELIDHMQSGILVEEKNVEAITNAIEWILENQTSVKQMTKNARKKIEDEFDIESVITKLEYIFDTLIKEKKRASHD, encoded by the coding sequence GTGACTTTAAGATTTCCACATATATCTCAAACATTTATACAAAACCAGATCATTACCTTGCTCAAACGAGGGCACCAGATAAAAATTCAGGCATTAAAGAGAAATAATCATGAAAAAATTCAATCAGATTTTTCTAAATACAATTTATTGAAAAAAACAAAATACGGCACGAATATTCAAAATTTACACAACACTGATGTTATTTACATACAGTTTGGCGACCTTGGAGCAAAGCTCCTTTCTCAAATCAAAAATAAGCAGTTCAAAGGTGGTGTTGTTGTATGTTTTAGAGGCAATGATATCAGTGGAATTTTAAATAAAAATCCACACATGTACGATGACCTGTTCAAACAGGCGGATCTTTTTCTGCCAGTATGTGATTTTTTTAAGGAAAGATTAATAAGCCTTGGATGCCCTGCAGAAAAAATCATCACTCATCACTCCGCAATTGAAACAAAAAAATTTACCTTTAAAGAACGTGCCATCAAACCTGATCAACGTTTGAATCTCATCTCAGTTGCACGTATCGCTCCCAAAAAAGGCCTTGAATATACGATTCAGGCAGTTGCTCATTTAAAGCAGACCTATCCGCATATCAGATGCACCGTCATTGGCGAAGCGCAACCAAATCACCTCGAATACAAAAGGTACCTCAAAGCTTTGGTCAAAGAGCTAGGTATTGAAGAAAATGTCATTTTTTACGGGTGGGCAAAAACTGAAGATATTATCAAAGAACTGAATACATCAGATATTTTCGTTCTTCCATCTGTGACTGCACAAGACGGTGATCAAGAAGGTATCCCGAATGCATTAAAGGAGGCGATGGCTGTCGGACTTCCCGTAATTGCAACTGATCATGCCGGAAATAGTGAACTTATTGATCATATGCAGAGCGGTATTTTGGTTGAAGAAAAAAATGTTGAAGCAATTACAAATGCTATTGAATGGATACTTGAAAATCAAACATCGGTTAAACAGATGACAAAAAATGCCCGCAAAAAAATCGAAGATGAGTTTGATATTGAATCAGTGATCACAAAATTGGAATATATTTTCGATACATTGATCAAAGAAAAAAAGAGAGCAAGCCATGATTAA